DNA sequence from the Coturnix japonica isolate 7356 chromosome 3, Coturnix japonica 2.1, whole genome shotgun sequence genome:
cacaatTTCCATCTTTAAAATTAGTAGAAGGCACAGACTGTCTCCACTAGCTTTAACCATCCTAAGAGGGCAATGATCCATCTCATAAGTCTTTGGATAATTATATCCTCCCTTTAAATCCTCCCCTGTAATTTCAGTTGGACACGGTGATCTTCACTTGCTGGTCTAAACTGCTGTGTTAAACAGTTGTCTCATTTCATTCTACATGTCGcttttgtttggggttttctACACTGGCACCAGGTTCAGTGAGTAACTATTTACAACACACCTGGCACTGAGAGAATTCACATTTGGTCTTCCTCACTGTGTGAGAAGCACTTTATTACTGGGGGTTCAGTGAGCTCAAGGCAGTTTACTGAACAAGGACAGACCTGGCAGATCAAAGGATCTTTGCCCAAAGAGTTATTACAGGTGTTAAGAACAGAAGTGCTGCTTAGGTCCTTAGCTATCATTACAGTACAAAGCGAAGGTACATTTTCTacctgtttattttgttttcctctagaTGTTTTCTggtgaaaagaaggaaatcaaaataGTCCCCTGTGTTTTTCAGAAGCTTTGTTAGTACTATACATTCAAAATGGAAGGGCTCTGCAAACATCATAGAGCcaaaaagatgctttttaattaaaggaaCCTTCTCAGTTTGTAGTGGTAGCTCACTTGAAAAAGCATAAAATCcaagcagcccaggctgcatgtctgctgctgctgcttcctgctttgCTGCATCTCCAGTTAAATCTGATAAAAGTCACAAATAGCTTATTGTAACTGCAACACTTTCAGTGCTCTTTTCTTCATGCCAAGTAAAACACAATGTAACTTTGATTTAGGTTTGATATAGCTAAGGTGCTGTAAAGCTGTAACATCTCTTAACTGTAGGCAACTTCTCTGGATGATGAGGGACATTTATTATTACCTATGCTATGTCTTACCTAACAcaacagaagggaaagagaattATGAACCAACTGAATATTCCCGGCATGTATGATGTAGAAGTTACTCCTCTCGCTATAGAATATATGTGCTATAAAAGTCAAGGCACTCCTATTTGTTTTATAGCATTTGCCCAGTCTTGGCTGCCTTGCacttttttctgttaaaaactgTAATTAACTAAACTTTGAACAATGAAAAGCTGTCACACTGGGTTGGACCTAAGACCCAAAGAGCCCTGTACTTTTCTGTAAAGGGAATGAGAGCAGAAGCTGAGGAAGGGAGGGCAAATAAAGGGAAAGGACAGAGTGATCCCTATGCTACAAATGTCTTCTCAGCAATCCGTGCTGTACAGACTTTGTGAGTTGCAAGTTTTATCCCTGCGTGGCTTTCTCTCACAAACGAGACCAAcctcttttaaaacatttgagtATTCCAGCATCTTTTAGCAATTAGTATCACAATTTAATTATGAGCtccatggaaaaagaaattcctttCATGACTTCCTGCTGTCTGATGATTTGGGTTTCCTACAGCATGGTGAGAAATAATCACCTGCAGTTGTCTTATATTTTGCTGTATTCTcttccagttttcctttctcttcttttgggAGTCTGTCTGATTTCCCTGTACAAAACCCAACCTTCTGATCGCCATTGTTATTCTTTATACCATTCACGATTCTACCCTGTTCTTGCCTGAAGTAGCTAAATAAACATGCACAGTGATCTTGCATCCCAGATTTATTAATCCACAATAATTACATTTGCTTTGTTGCCTCTCATTTTCTTAATAATTCCAATCATTgattcatcatttttttccccattgtcATTAACCTAGTGGTCTCAAAGAACGCTCTTTCAGAGACCATACAAAGAATGTGTCATTCACGTTGAAAATGTTTCCAATACTTTTTGCTTATATAGGAGAATATCAAAAGGAACAGCCATCTGTACAGGCTAAGCTTGCTAACCTTCCCACTTCAAGCATCACCTCCATGTTTTATGGCTTGCTTTCAATCAGCCCTATCACGATACAGAAATATTCTGCCCCTGACCTTTCTTTTCTGCGATGGGTTTCACTGTCAGCAActtgctttcatcttttctgcagAACCTCACTGAACTGTGAACAGCAAAACTCTCTTTTAGTAAGCTTCTCCTTACACATTCACATGTATATCTTGTTTTACCAAAGGGCCGTGCACCATTTTTAGGTAACCCAGCTGCTGTTACGGAAAGCAAAAACTAGATCTTATGTTATTATAGCTCCCCCTAGAGGGGTGTTATGTCTGCTGTATTTGTCAATATCAGATTAAAAGGTAAACAGTCTTCCTTCATCCATTATACTGAACTGGGGCGTGCAACCACTTGCTCCACTTGTTCCAGTTTCACCTCCATATGGAAAATGCTGCTGCACTTAACAGGGTGTTGGGTATATTACGAAAAAAGAATGGGATCTCTTTGAACCTGCAGTTACCGTCGTGTTAGTCCTTTAATTCAAACATTTaatctgctgctgtcaccaggaGGAGCTGATGATAGCCAGGTatcttttctgctgcagtatGTAAGCAGTGTGCGCAAGGCCCTGTCTCCCACATACACATCTCCCAGCTGTAGGAGCTACTTGGTGCTCTGTTACAAGTACACTGCCAGCTCCTTCTCTGAGGCACCCTTCTCACTTTCTGTTTGGGCCTTGTTATCAGAAGGACAGATTCCAAGGGCAAGCTTGATGTGCTAAACTGCAATTGAATATTGCAGTTTTTGATGTCTATTATATGTCTATTGATGTCTAGTATATGAGTTTTGTGCTTAGTTTACTCAGAAGTTATTTAGATTTATTCCTGGCTATCAGCTCCCTAGAAGGTACAAAGGTGGACAGCTAAAGAACTGAACCCATCAAGTCCACCAAAGAGATTCCAGAATAGAAGCAAGGTTGGTGAACTGACCCCAGCTGATTCTCAGGCTCAGCAAACCCAAGGCTGGATTATCTATTTGCTTCAGATCCTCAAGCTCCACATTTTAGTTAGAGACAAGAAGAATATCATTAGAACCAAAAGCATCTTCAAGATCTTTTGCTTCTTAAAAGTTATCTTTAGTAGTAATAGAGGAAATTCATGAAAAAAGACCATGTGTGCAGTCTCTCTTCACTCTGCTGAGAATGCCCTCACACTGCATGGTAATAGGTTTTTCATGGGGCCAATGAGGAAATGGTCAAATTTTCTTCAGCTTGCCCTGCTTTCCTGACCTATTCATTGCTGGAGACAACTGCAAAACAATTCCAGTCGTGGTGAAAGGTCCAAGCAATAATATCCAGGCTGTGGAGGAGATGCTTGGATGTGTATCAGAACTTCTAggaactagagggaatggtttcaagctacagcaggggagattcaggctggacattaggaggtattacttctcataaagggtggtcaggcactggaatgcactgcccagggaggtggtggagtcaccgaccctgagggtgttcaaggaacgtttgaatgttgtgttgagggacatggtttagtgggagctattggtaacaggtgaatggttggactggatgatccaGAGATTCAAAGTAATTTCTCTAGCAATCTGCTGTGGCTGAGGTGACAGACCTGCTGCAGCATTCAAGTGGTGTGGACGCACCCTCAAGCAGCAGTGGGTTTGTTGTCCCAGCAAGCCAGAATTTAGACCTTCTGTTTATCAATCAGCCTGCAGTGACTTCCAGAGACCCTGGAGAATCTGATTTTAGTTTGCTCTGTGGTTgactgtgtttccttttctgacCCCATACAGACTCAGTTGGTGAGCTGGATGTATAAGAAACCTGGTTAGCTGCTAGTAATTCtattgaaagcattttaaaccAAAAGTTTCAGCACTACTTTCTGCACAGGATGACTTAAAAACCATCAGAATAACATGTGCTTCTACAATTTTAGAAGTCTATGACCCAGCTAAAATCAGCAGCTGGAATTTGTGTGTCTTAGTGAACAATTTGCTAGTTTATATGCCATGGTCTCACTAAAGACCCTGTTCAGTGCCCCCTTTTCTGTTCATCACACAGCATTTCAATGCTTTTATGTCAAAGATTTCCCCttacctaaagaaaaaaaataacaaagcagtaTCAGATTTGATATTAAGAAATATACAGTTGTGTCTGCATTTAAACATGTCTGCCTTATTTCTAGGTAATAGCTCAGCAAGTTTCAGAGGAGAACTTACAGGAAGGCCGCCTGTACCCTCCTTTAGTCACAATTCAGGAGGTGTCACTGAAGATTGCTGTGAGGGTAAGTCATTCCAGTCTTCTCTGGCTTCTCTTCTTCCCATGCTATGTGTAACTGAGCATTAGATTGCATCAGCTGACACATCTTCACACAAGTTGATTTACAGCAATCTTGGTCTAGTAGTAAATTCATTTAGTTTCAATTCATAAATGTTACCCCAAATTTAACTCCAATCCAAAGAGGAAGGAGTTGGAACCCCAGAATGTTTGTTTACTGATGTAGACAAATTCATTCTGGTTATTGAATatccttctgaaacaaaaacaaggagtCTTCATGCATCAAACACTTCCCATAGCTTCACTTAGTCTGTATttaaactaataataataaaatccttcTTGCCACTCATGTCTTCTTAGGCAAATGATAACTTTGTCCTGTAAATGTCAAAACATTACCAAGATTCCTCAGGCTACATCAAACGTGGCAGAAACACAGTGATGGAAACTCCTCTGTTGTCTCTGATAACTTGAATGTGcgttgaaaaaggaaaatgttattgaACATGTCTGTCTGCCTGATCTCTGCTGTTATTCCTACCAGTACCTACTCTGGCTTGTCCAGCACCAGAGGCTGAGTGATGGTCTCTGTCCTTTCCAGGGAAGAAATACTTTGAACGTTTTTGGAATACCAAATGCACAGTGTAAATTCAGACCTCATTCAGCTGTGATTATCGTGCATGCAGACCTGAAAAGAAACTTACATGTATACATGCATCTCAGTCAGCTCTGCTTGGTGCTCCAGATGAATTCTAAAAGGGAAGCCAACATTCCATAGCTCTTCCCCTTGGAGTACTGGCTTCCCACCAAGCTAatacatttatgttttaaagTGATGGCTaaggagagcaggaagaagaCTTTGTCTTCCCTTTATTTGAAGTAAGACCTTTTGTCTGTTTGCCTGGTGCAGCTGAAGCAGATCTCAACAAAGAttaatgctgctttaaaatagTGTGTAAACCTTCCTTTATTTCACAGAGGAGCATCTAGTCAAAGGATGTATATATCTCAAGTTGGTGTTCTTCAGATGTGACAACATGCTTTGATGCATTGAGTGAGCTCCAGTCCCTTCCAGACTTCATTAATTTGCCACAGCAAATTGATGCAATGTAGAATGTGATTGATTCTGATCTTGATTTCTCAGTGAAAAAGTACACAGGCTTTCCCCAGTCATACAGAAATTAAACCTGTGCACCTTGTTTTGTGTTCACCTGTGAGAAATGCTTTATCAAGCTGGCAAATAATGAACTTCCCTCATATGCAAAGGGCATGGAGGCTTGGAATAAATCACTCTTGCCTTATGTGCTTTATAGAAGGTGGTAAACCAGGGTAACCTGCTCAAAATGTAACCCTGTGAGTTCAATAGCAGCATGAATCAgacaaataaatgcatgcatCACCatattcttcatctttttctatgCATGTTAGCCCAGATCCAGCATAACATGACGTGACTGGCAGCACCAGAGAAGATGGCATCTTGATTTTGACCTAATTCCTACTTTAAGTTTCTGTTAAATGTATTCAAATGAAGCACTAATTGGGATTTTAATGCAACTTTCTAGATTGCAGAAGAAGCCTACAGGAATAACACCGCCACCACCTACCCTAAACCCAAGGACCTTGAAGCCTTCATCCGTTCGCAGATGTACAGCACTGATTATAACAGCTTTGTGGCTGACTCGTACACCTGGCCTGAAGAAGCGATGAAAGTGAAACTGTAAATACTTCACGAAGAATAAGCAAatcagcagcagtggaaaagcactgaaatattcagaaggTTTCTGCCTAGAGAGCCGAAGAGTAGATAATTTTGTAAGATTCAGAACAAGTTTTCTAAATCGCAATGTTTGATTAGAAACTCAGATTAAGAAGTCGTAAtgatacacaaaacaaaataaacattaatcTGAGGGTTGTATTTGTGTCGGTTGCTTTCCAACTGTTATTGCACTTGATACATCCTACGCTATGGCTGTTAAGTGTCTTTGGATGTCAAATTGAGTGGCTGTACCTTGAGTTCAGAGATTTGTCATACATGTCAATGAGAACTTCAGCAGACAGATGGGAGCtaggagacatggtttagtggttttctgtaggtatggtaaacggagaacggttggactagatgatcttgtaggttctttccgaccttgtgattctatggtacagtggaaaatgaagaaatacatagAATGAGAACTGAACCTGCAGAACCTTTGCTGACAATTATTCGgcagcattaaaatattctaaCAATGCAGCTACAGTCCTGTGAATTGTCAGAGATTTCATTTCCCCAGCAGGATAACCGCACTGCAATTGTTCGGCATAAAGGCAGTCAATGTCCCTCGCAAAGAGAGAATATCAGAGTATAATAAATAGGCAGCCAAAGCATCCCCATTATTAACAATGTACTCATTGGTACAGTGTACCgaaacacagcttttaaataGCTGCTAACCAAATAGCTTGATTTTTAGATTTGGGCATCCAAACCTCAAGAGTAAGGGTGGTTTTACTGCTGTCTACCAGTTTACCTACTATGTTGCTTAGGGAGAAGGCAGAGGTCAGTGCTGTGGTGGTTCTTTAAGGCACAGCTATTTCGGACTCCTCAGGCACAGTCTTCATCTATTGATAACATTTAAATACGACAGTCcttttatatgtatatagacacacacaatatatatatttctttatgtaGTAGCTTTTCAGTGTGCTAGGCccagcaataaaaaaagaatgatttgaGCAACTGCTACCATTAATGTAACCAGATCCTAATGAGATGAGAGGAGGAAGATACTGGAAATGGTGGCAATAACGCTAGCATTGTAAAGACAGATACTACCCAAAGCCTACAAATGATGGGGTGATGTGggctttcttccccctccctcctaCCCCTCTATTAAATGCAAAACTCAGTGCTGTGGTTGGGCACAAGagtctttgcttttcttggatgGGCTGAATAAAGTGAGAGCAGACGCATCTCTTTCAAAAAACACACTGCAACTCAGAACAGAGCCAGGAATATCTACTTCAATTGTCCTTCTGTCTTCAACACCGAGTTTCCCTTTTCACAGCAGCCATAGCTAGGGACAAATTACCATGTCAGCTGCATCTCTCGCTGTCCAAAGTCAGCATTCTTTTATATggttattttcttatttgtctgCAAGTTTGCCTTCAACAccaaataaaatctgaaaaacatgTTCACTTTGATGCTGTTTCAGGAACTCAAGGAACTGGCCCAGATCCATGTGATAGTCATTCCTCAGGCCATAATCACCATGGGCCTGAAACTGCAAGTCTTCAAACGTTCGAAAGAGGCGCAGGTTATCAGCGCTTCCCTCTGCTTCCACAGTCTCCACGTGTTTGCATGAAATATGCTTCCAGTTGGGATATCTGATAACACGCCAGAACTCCTCACAGTTTTCTCTGCCTCCCTCCACACAGATCACCCCGGGTTTTCCTGTCAAGCAGAAACCAGTCAGGTTTAATTTCTTGGCACACTCAAAGATCTTCTTCCTCAGTTCCTGCCTGTATATATGATGGCTGTAGATCCACATACGTTGAATTGTTTCTTTAACTACTGCTTCCTTTGAAACACTATCAGCAGAGGCCTTATTGTTTTCCAAGTAAGGCAGGCTGTTCTCTTTCAGCCACCGCACAGCTTCACATACGCACAGTTCACCTGAATCCAAAGAGCTGATGTGAGAAGCGAGAAGAGTGttgagctgcagctgttgctGCCTGTGCAGTGCATTTGATCTTGCAAAAAGCTGAGGAGCCACATGGGGATACATGTGAGGCAACTGTACCTGCAGTTCCACTTTGACCTTAAAAACAGAGCACACAAACAcagtaagaaaattaattccacATCTAAGAGAGACACGCTAGATTCCCTTCCATGCCAGAGGCAGATTATGTGGAGATGTAATTAAGATAGtggtatcatagaatcatagaagtacccaggttggaaaagaccttgaagatcatcaaatccaactgcagcctaaccagtaccctaactctaacaaccctacactaaatcatatccctgagcaccacatccaaacggctcttaaacacaaccagggatggcgattcaaccacctccctggggagcctggtATTCTAAAAGCTGGAATTACTACTTGCATCTTTTGTCCCTATAACCTATTCTTTCATCCGGTCCTTCTGTTGTATCTCACTGGGACTCTCCCAACATATCAACTGTTATCACAGCTGCTCTCTTCTGCCCCCTACAGAAATGGTGCTATGGTTTGAAAGCAGGTACACAGGTGCTACTTATGGGGCATTCCTATGTCCCATATTCCTATTATGGGACATTTCCAGTGCATGTTTTCAGTATGAGCTCAGTTTTGATACAGTGACAAAATACAAGGCCCTCAGAGGGAAGTGGCTTTGAGAATCTCCCCCCTTGCCAAACATACTTCTGAACAGTGAATTCAGCCCAGCTGACAAACGTATTCCCAGAACACACCGAGTTATACGGAGGATGCTTATGACTATACACACTATATTACGCTGTTGAGTTTCCTTGGTTATACAGCACCGTAAGACATTGTAGCACTTCAGTTCTCTGGAAACCAAACTCTGCCTACAGTCAAAGAGCAGGAGAGGACTCACAAGCACTCAGTGCTTGATGCTCtatctctggaggtgtttaagaggAGGTtggatgggcagcctggtctggtattaaatgcCAATTgttccccccagcccccactCCTCCCATTAGGGCACACGTTTAGTGCCCTAAAACCAGGGGCAGCTCTCACCTCCGGCTCCCCGACATCGACAGCGACCGAATATTCGAGCCTCGGGGGCAGGAACTGGCCGCCGTCCCTCATGTAGCGCTGCAGGGCGGGCACGGCAGCCCCGTCCAGGCTGATCTCCCCTTTCTTGGGGAACATGGACAAGAGCAtttccagctccagcagctggagctcCAGGCAGTCCCGCACGGCGGCAGCCATGGCACCGCGCTCACACGTCACGACCGGGGGTGGGAACCTGAATCTGCGTGATGTCTGCGGGGCATCTGCTGGCTCCGCCCTAAGGAACCTACAGACTGATTGAACTGCCGCGTGGCTGCTGCTCGCCCCACCCGCCATGCTGCCATTGGGTGGCTGCTGTTAGGGAGGCCTGGCCTCACCGGACACGGAAGCAGAGGGTGGAGGAGCCGGGTGGGCTGCAGGTAGGAGGTGCTCTGTTGTAGACGTTTAGTAACGTGGCAGTACGGAGGCCGGTACCTGGTTATGGTTATATGGTTATAGCGGATGGTTATGGGCTGGTTATGGGCTGGGGGGTGAATGAATGGGGTTGTG
Encoded proteins:
- the RWDD2A gene encoding RWD domain-containing protein 2A, with amino-acid sequence MAAAVRDCLELQLLELEMLLSMFPKKGEISLDGAAVPALQRYMRDGGQFLPPRLEYSVAVDVGEPEVKVELQVQLPHMYPHVAPQLFARSNALHRQQQLQLNTLLASHISSLDSGELCVCEAVRWLKENSLPYLENNKASADSVSKEAVVKETIQRMWIYSHHIYRQELRKKIFECAKKLNLTGFCLTGKPGVICVEGGRENCEEFWRVIRYPNWKHISCKHVETVEAEGSADNLRLFRTFEDLQFQAHGDYGLRNDYHMDLGQFLEFLKQHQSEHVFQILFGVEGKLADK